Proteins encoded together in one Chitinophaga sp. LS1 window:
- the malQ gene encoding 4-alpha-glucanotransferase, producing the protein MTTISQRSAGILLHITSLPGPFGAGDLGPSAYHFADQLHLARQRYWQVLPVNPLHPEHLSPYSPISSMAGEPLLISPELLAKEGLLTPAQLSKCHLSVSDQVDFAKAIPVKGALLEIAYLNFVQTQDQSAFENYCREQAHWLDEFTDIQREKWYQFKFDQQWVALKSYCNDKGILLFGDLPFYMHGDACDVKAHPAYFNLNGVGGVPPDYFSETGQCWNVPVYDWDALKADNYSWWIRRIKRNLERFDIIRLDHFRAFSAYWEIPAGEPTAVNGQWKPGPGADLFEKFKALFPTMPFIAEDLGTIDAPVRALQEQFNLKGMRVLQFGFGKDMPESDHAPHHFISNVVAVTGTHDNNTSRGWYEEDADRKTRLNFREYTGLKIAPKKVARILSRMAYSSIADIVILPMQDVLELSGDARMNHPSGSNKNWKWRMMPGQFKKKKIKRLKKWVKVYGRR; encoded by the coding sequence ATGACAACTATTTCACAACGTAGTGCCGGTATACTTCTACATATTACTTCTCTACCCGGGCCTTTTGGCGCCGGCGATTTAGGCCCATCCGCTTATCACTTTGCAGATCAGCTACACCTGGCCAGGCAACGTTATTGGCAGGTACTGCCTGTCAATCCTTTGCATCCGGAACATTTGTCTCCCTACAGCCCAATCAGCAGTATGGCAGGCGAACCATTACTGATAAGCCCGGAATTGCTAGCCAAAGAAGGTTTACTCACCCCTGCCCAACTCAGCAAGTGTCACTTGTCTGTTTCGGACCAGGTTGATTTTGCAAAAGCTATTCCTGTCAAAGGAGCGTTACTGGAAATCGCTTACCTGAATTTCGTACAGACACAAGATCAATCGGCCTTCGAAAATTATTGCAGGGAACAGGCACATTGGCTCGATGAGTTTACAGATATTCAACGTGAGAAATGGTATCAATTTAAATTTGACCAGCAATGGGTAGCGCTCAAATCCTATTGCAATGACAAAGGAATTCTACTCTTTGGGGACCTTCCCTTTTATATGCATGGAGATGCCTGCGATGTAAAAGCCCATCCTGCGTACTTTAATCTCAATGGTGTAGGTGGGGTGCCACCGGATTATTTTAGTGAGACAGGGCAATGCTGGAATGTACCTGTGTACGACTGGGATGCGCTCAAAGCAGATAATTACAGTTGGTGGATACGTAGAATAAAACGCAATCTGGAAAGATTTGATATTATTCGTCTTGATCACTTCCGTGCCTTTTCTGCTTATTGGGAAATTCCTGCTGGTGAACCCACGGCTGTGAATGGGCAATGGAAACCGGGTCCGGGAGCGGATTTGTTTGAAAAATTTAAAGCACTGTTTCCTACCATGCCTTTTATTGCAGAAGATTTGGGTACTATCGATGCACCTGTGAGGGCCTTGCAGGAACAATTCAATTTGAAAGGTATGCGGGTGTTGCAGTTTGGTTTTGGGAAGGATATGCCGGAAAGTGATCATGCACCGCATCATTTTATTTCGAATGTGGTGGCAGTAACGGGTACGCATGATAATAATACTTCCCGTGGATGGTATGAGGAAGATGCGGATCGCAAAACAAGATTAAACTTCCGGGAATATACAGGGTTGAAAATAGCGCCTAAAAAAGTGGCGCGTATTTTATCAAGGATGGCTTATTCTTCTATAGCAGATATTGTGATTTTGCCTATGCAGGATGTGTTGGAGCTGTCTGGTGATGCGAGGATGAATCATCCTTCGGGGAGTAATAAAAACTGGAAATGGAGGATGATGCCGGGGCAGTTTAAAAAGAAGAAAATAAAGCGATTGAAGAAATGGGTGAAGGTCTATGGCCGGAGATAA
- a CDS encoding NUDIX hydrolase: MRNTEIEKASEALWKNALPHLSVDCVVFGYHQGSFNVLLAKMKGDNSWILPGGYIQKTESIDDAAKRILFERSGAEKVFLEVFGVFGEPNRSEDYFAAYDDNLWHKMRFITIGYYAVIDQSQVTPVPDMFSDACEWMPVYELPEMVMDHRQIIDKALEKLRDQLYHKPIGYNLLPEIFTLPQLQAMYEKIMNQKFNRGNFYRKIMKENILIKQGEAKTGGAHKAPHLYKFDPSIYTK; encoded by the coding sequence ATGCGGAATACTGAGATTGAAAAAGCCAGCGAGGCGTTATGGAAAAATGCCCTACCTCACCTATCTGTCGACTGCGTGGTTTTTGGCTATCACCAGGGCAGTTTCAATGTACTGTTGGCAAAAATGAAAGGAGATAACAGCTGGATCCTCCCCGGCGGTTATATTCAAAAAACGGAATCGATTGATGATGCAGCGAAGCGGATCCTCTTCGAACGAAGTGGTGCAGAGAAGGTGTTTCTGGAAGTATTTGGGGTATTCGGAGAACCTAACCGCTCCGAAGATTATTTTGCAGCGTACGATGATAACCTGTGGCATAAGATGCGTTTTATTACCATTGGTTATTATGCGGTAATAGACCAGTCACAGGTCACACCAGTTCCTGATATGTTTAGTGATGCCTGCGAATGGATGCCGGTTTACGAATTGCCCGAAATGGTCATGGACCATCGCCAGATCATCGATAAGGCCCTTGAGAAACTGCGGGATCAGCTGTATCACAAACCGATTGGGTACAACCTGCTGCCTGAGATCTTTACCTTGCCACAACTGCAAGCCATGTATGAGAAGATTATGAATCAGAAGTTTAACAGGGGGAATTTTTACAGGAAGATTATGAAGGAGAATATCCTGATTAAACAAGGGGAGGCAAAGACAGGGGGGGCGCACAAGGCGCCACATCTGTATAAGTTTGATCCGTCGATTTATACTAAATAA
- a CDS encoding serine hydrolase domain-containing protein, translating to MKIHLLIICLFLTGAIHAQTIIFSGDSIFTNKSNLSISVALKQPLIDYLKELAPTDSLWKTGNYQFSFYVDNHLIYHTELWPGFPDPNDQKWTKPLIDYQHEGAYWSQFAWYRFMNNGGEKALSEGPHTLKIELRPYVKAPDLKIGEIIAEGQFALNVKRIVVKPLPLAKVHPYKDLPVSKEKFDTNKIKLLKGAIEAGVFRHITSVVAIKNNKILFEEYFDGNTRDSLHDVRSVGKTFAAALTGLAIRDGYLKSENQTLGEFYSLPNEKAKITLKELLTMSSPFDGDDSDDNSPGNEENMYPTENWLQFTLNLPVDTIKYHGQWHYFTAGVMLLGSTLDKIIPGGLEKYADKVLFAPLHITNYKWQYTPQHAPSTAGGIRMNSLDFAKFGLVYANKKIIPASWVEKSLSHQLPIAGRENEFYGYLFWNKKYGKYETYYCSGNGGNKIYIFNDMVIVITATAYNMPYAHGQVDKMMEEFILPAIY from the coding sequence ATGAAAATACACCTACTCATTATTTGTTTATTCCTGACGGGCGCAATCCATGCCCAGACTATTATATTTTCAGGCGATTCGATATTTACGAATAAATCTAATCTGTCGATTTCAGTGGCGCTTAAGCAACCCCTGATTGATTATTTGAAAGAATTAGCCCCCACAGATTCTTTATGGAAAACAGGCAACTACCAGTTTTCATTTTATGTGGATAATCATCTCATTTATCATACTGAATTATGGCCGGGATTCCCTGATCCCAACGATCAGAAATGGACAAAGCCACTCATCGATTACCAACATGAAGGGGCTTACTGGAGCCAGTTTGCCTGGTATCGTTTCATGAATAATGGAGGTGAAAAAGCATTGTCAGAAGGGCCACATACCTTAAAAATTGAATTACGCCCCTATGTAAAGGCACCTGATCTGAAAATAGGAGAGATCATTGCCGAAGGACAGTTCGCGCTGAATGTGAAACGCATTGTTGTAAAACCATTACCACTTGCCAAAGTGCACCCTTATAAAGACCTTCCTGTGTCAAAAGAAAAATTTGATACTAACAAGATTAAGTTGTTAAAAGGTGCTATAGAAGCGGGTGTATTCCGCCACATCACCAGCGTAGTCGCTATCAAAAATAACAAGATCTTATTCGAAGAATATTTCGATGGCAATACCCGGGATAGCCTGCATGATGTACGTTCTGTAGGCAAGACCTTTGCAGCAGCATTAACAGGTTTAGCTATCCGTGATGGATATTTAAAATCAGAAAATCAGACCCTGGGAGAGTTCTATTCCCTTCCAAATGAAAAAGCAAAAATCACTTTAAAGGAACTCCTCACCATGAGCTCCCCTTTTGATGGTGATGACAGTGATGATAACTCACCCGGTAATGAAGAAAATATGTACCCTACGGAGAACTGGTTACAATTTACGTTGAACCTTCCGGTAGATACTATTAAATACCATGGCCAATGGCATTACTTCACCGCCGGTGTGATGCTATTAGGAAGTACGCTTGATAAAATCATTCCGGGAGGATTAGAAAAATATGCGGATAAAGTACTCTTCGCGCCATTACATATCACCAATTACAAATGGCAATACACCCCGCAACATGCTCCCAGCACTGCCGGTGGTATTCGTATGAACAGTCTTGACTTTGCGAAGTTTGGATTAGTATATGCGAATAAAAAAATCATCCCTGCCAGTTGGGTGGAGAAAAGCCTTTCTCATCAATTGCCCATCGCTGGCAGAGAGAATGAATTTTATGGGTACCTGTTCTGGAATAAGAAATATGGTAAATATGAGACTTACTATTGTTCCGGCAATGGAGGAAATAAGATTTATATCTTCAACGATATGGTGATTGTGATCACAGCTACCGCTTATAATATGCCTTATGCACATGGACAGGTGGATAAAATGATGGAAGAATTTATCCTTCCGGCAATCTATTAA
- a CDS encoding MGMT family protein yields MQNDPDFNKLVFDIARAIPKGRVTSYGAIAKALGKGNLSRMVGRAMGLVNEEKKPVPFQRVVNSQGYLTGDPRHVAVRRKLLEKEGVEIKNDKVVNFRNIFWDPSEEIDL; encoded by the coding sequence ATGCAAAACGATCCGGACTTCAACAAACTCGTCTTCGACATCGCCCGCGCCATTCCCAAAGGCCGTGTTACCTCTTATGGCGCCATCGCCAAAGCCCTTGGTAAAGGCAACCTTTCCCGCATGGTAGGACGTGCAATGGGACTTGTAAATGAAGAAAAAAAGCCTGTGCCTTTTCAGAGAGTGGTCAATAGCCAGGGATATCTGACCGGTGACCCAAGGCATGTTGCTGTTCGCCGAAAACTTTTGGAAAAAGAAGGCGTGGAAATAAAGAATGATAAAGTGGTGAATTTTAGAAACATCTTCTGGGATCCTTCTGAAGAAATTGACTTGTAG
- a CDS encoding RICIN domain-containing protein — MKTKLTLIASAMLAFACNKEQADLSSLKLNNSTAVVAVAVASSDFKGVNWADSRDNFADDALILSGTVSTDTYASMQTKADYILNGFVSAGANTVRLPVNPSTVVSSFWSTYKGAIDKATSKNMKVLLGYWEGSSSRDGLIDNTTTFWQMWDTIVANYRSNTLVYFECFNEPHGYSASDLKTLYNTFVTRYPGVPKNRFVLDGVGYSSDVNTIGADTRFDSCLLSFHDYTWFESSKTTTADWEQPVKSLSYPTRTIVTEFGTVMTDGTNYTGAPGSNVNNTYLQGMTNSLHDLGVGCVYWPGLRTGDTYSMFTSTGSALTTNNTSGLTRLKYAWGTGTITPPYASFTSGTYYKVINKNSSKALEVYNQSTANSAAIDQWDYWGGANQQWTFNALGSNYQSIINKNSAKALDVNGASTTAGTGIIQYDYSGGTNQQWQVIDIGFGYYKILNRNSGFAVDVNAASTTNGAGIIQWNWNSGANQQWQITAL, encoded by the coding sequence ATGAAAACCAAATTAACCCTTATTGCAAGCGCTATGCTTGCCTTCGCCTGCAATAAAGAGCAGGCAGATCTGTCGTCACTCAAATTGAACAACTCCACTGCTGTAGTAGCTGTAGCCGTTGCCTCCAGTGATTTCAAAGGCGTCAACTGGGCGGATAGCAGGGACAACTTTGCAGATGATGCACTGATCCTTTCCGGCACTGTCTCTACTGATACCTACGCCAGTATGCAAACAAAGGCCGATTACATTCTCAACGGCTTTGTTTCCGCCGGCGCGAACACCGTGCGGCTACCGGTCAATCCTTCTACAGTAGTGAGTTCTTTCTGGTCTACTTACAAAGGCGCTATCGACAAAGCGACCTCCAAAAACATGAAAGTTCTATTAGGCTATTGGGAAGGATCTTCCTCCCGTGATGGCCTGATTGACAACACCACCACATTTTGGCAAATGTGGGACACGATTGTCGCTAATTACAGATCTAACACACTGGTGTATTTTGAGTGCTTCAATGAACCGCATGGGTATAGTGCGAGTGATTTGAAGACGCTCTACAATACATTTGTAACCAGGTACCCTGGCGTACCTAAAAACAGGTTTGTATTGGATGGGGTAGGGTATTCTTCCGATGTGAATACCATTGGCGCAGATACCCGCTTTGACAGTTGTTTGCTCTCTTTTCACGACTACACCTGGTTTGAATCCAGCAAAACTACCACTGCTGATTGGGAACAACCGGTGAAATCATTGTCTTATCCAACAAGAACGATCGTTACTGAATTTGGTACGGTCATGACAGATGGTACGAATTACACCGGAGCGCCGGGTTCCAATGTAAACAACACTTACCTGCAAGGTATGACCAATTCACTTCATGACCTGGGTGTAGGTTGTGTATACTGGCCAGGATTAAGAACAGGGGATACTTACAGCATGTTTACTTCCACGGGTTCTGCATTGACGACTAACAATACTTCTGGTCTGACCCGCCTGAAATACGCATGGGGTACAGGAACCATTACTCCTCCGTATGCATCATTTACTTCCGGTACTTATTACAAAGTTATTAACAAGAATAGTAGTAAAGCATTGGAAGTATACAATCAATCTACTGCTAATAGCGCTGCTATTGACCAGTGGGATTATTGGGGTGGTGCGAATCAGCAGTGGACATTCAATGCACTGGGTAGTAATTATCAGTCTATCATCAATAAGAATAGTGCAAAGGCGCTGGATGTAAATGGCGCTTCTACGACTGCGGGTACAGGAATTATTCAGTATGATTATTCAGGTGGTACGAACCAGCAGTGGCAGGTAATTGATATTGGGTTTGGGTATTATAAAATACTAAATAGGAATAGTGGGTTTGCAGTGGATGTAAATGCGGCGTCTACGACGAATGGCGCGGGTATTATACAGTGGAACTGGAATAGCGGAGCGAATCAGCAGTGGCAGATAACGGCGTTATAA
- a CDS encoding sugar MFS transporter, which yields MNNYKKGNNAIPLITITLLFFMWGFITCMNDILIPYLKELFQLTFFKSMLVQFAFFGAYFIGSLIYFIISYYNGDPVNKVGYKKGIIFGIILSALGCVLFLPAATYGVYGLFLSALFVLGLGFTVLQITANAYVSLLGPEDSASSRLNLTQAFNSFGTTIAPILGGHLIFELFKDPNGGFSAAATRIPYLIFAGILLLVALLIWRVKLPAFAVDEENQPKGLGVLQFPQLKRGVLSIFCYVGGEVAVGSFMISFLGLQDIAGLPETEAKKYLALYWGGAMIGRFVGAISLSHTMSQARKAAYMLVTALAVFVVIYLLVGMPFDQIAFFLIFIALNFVGFLVGRSAPARTLVIFSLVNMFLLASAIINKGEIAMFSIVGIGIFNSIMFSNIYTLAIAKLGTYTSQGSSLLVMAILGGAIMPVIQGALADAIGVQYALVVPLVCYGVVLSFGVYCMKRFKNLEMTSVKSGH from the coding sequence ATGAACAATTATAAGAAAGGAAACAATGCAATTCCACTGATCACGATCACGTTATTGTTTTTTATGTGGGGATTTATCACGTGTATGAACGATATTTTGATCCCTTACCTGAAAGAGTTGTTCCAGCTCACATTCTTTAAATCGATGCTGGTTCAGTTTGCGTTCTTTGGCGCATATTTTATCGGTTCGCTGATCTATTTCATTATTTCCTATTACAACGGGGACCCTGTAAATAAAGTGGGGTACAAGAAGGGGATAATCTTTGGTATTATCCTGTCAGCGCTGGGCTGCGTATTATTCCTGCCAGCTGCTACATATGGTGTATATGGTCTGTTCCTGAGCGCATTGTTTGTGCTTGGTTTGGGCTTCACTGTATTGCAGATTACCGCGAATGCCTATGTATCACTGCTGGGGCCGGAAGATAGTGCTTCCAGCCGGTTGAACCTCACACAGGCGTTTAACTCATTCGGTACTACGATAGCGCCAATATTAGGTGGTCACCTGATATTTGAACTGTTCAAGGATCCCAATGGTGGTTTCAGTGCCGCAGCAACGAGAATTCCTTACCTGATCTTTGCAGGTATCCTCTTGCTTGTAGCGCTGCTGATCTGGCGTGTAAAACTGCCTGCATTTGCAGTAGATGAAGAAAACCAACCGAAAGGATTGGGTGTATTACAGTTTCCGCAGCTGAAAAGAGGTGTGCTTTCCATCTTCTGTTATGTAGGTGGTGAAGTAGCCGTGGGTAGTTTTATGATCAGTTTCCTGGGTCTGCAGGATATCGCTGGTCTGCCGGAAACTGAAGCGAAGAAATACCTGGCTTTGTATTGGGGTGGTGCAATGATAGGCCGTTTCGTAGGTGCTATTTCCCTGAGCCATACCATGAGCCAGGCAAGGAAAGCAGCGTATATGCTGGTAACAGCACTGGCGGTATTTGTGGTGATTTACCTGTTGGTAGGTATGCCATTTGACCAGATCGCGTTCTTCCTCATCTTTATTGCACTCAACTTTGTAGGATTCCTGGTGGGCCGTTCTGCTCCTGCCCGTACATTGGTTATTTTCTCTCTGGTCAATATGTTCCTGCTGGCATCTGCCATCATTAACAAGGGAGAGATTGCGATGTTCAGCATTGTAGGTATCGGTATCTTCAACTCCATCATGTTCTCCAATATTTACACACTGGCGATTGCCAAGCTGGGTACTTATACCAGTCAGGGTTCATCTCTGTTAGTGATGGCTATTCTGGGTGGTGCGATTATGCCTGTGATACAGGGTGCACTGGCAGATGCGATTGGGGTACAATATGCATTGGTAGTGCCGCTTGTTTGTTATGGAGTAGTGCTGAGTTTTGGTGTGTATTGTATGAAGCGGTTTAAGAATCTGGAAATGACATCAGTGAAGTCAGGACACTAA
- a CDS encoding AraC family transcriptional regulator — translation MISRQTGQFYGQTNQCLQQNGLTLTDTEYTLPEVDWHYHENAYFTFILQGHVIEGNKKETYHCGPGDLLFHHWQDAHYNIKPPGFTRGFHIEINPGWFEQYDLPDNLIEGSVRLKDPRLKLQMYRIFRESKELDCKAAIDALLIELFNNAIVKPESYPAWVKRLDALLHDDRESHLYSLKELASKVDVHPVHLSRTFPVYFKTRLSDYQRQLKLSKALSLLGDRDQTLSSIAASCGFADQSHFIRQFKQVQKMTPLAYRKMLTGFYF, via the coding sequence ATGATCTCCCGCCAGACAGGACAATTTTACGGTCAGACTAACCAATGCTTACAGCAAAACGGACTCACCCTGACCGACACAGAATACACCCTGCCGGAGGTAGACTGGCATTACCATGAAAATGCCTACTTCACCTTTATCCTGCAAGGCCATGTGATAGAAGGAAATAAGAAAGAAACCTACCATTGTGGACCCGGCGACCTGCTCTTTCATCACTGGCAGGATGCCCACTATAATATCAAACCTCCAGGTTTTACCCGTGGGTTTCATATTGAAATTAACCCAGGGTGGTTTGAACAGTATGACCTGCCAGATAATCTCATTGAGGGTAGCGTGCGACTCAAAGACCCACGCCTGAAATTGCAGATGTACCGTATTTTCAGAGAGAGTAAGGAACTGGATTGTAAAGCAGCTATTGACGCCTTGTTAATAGAGTTATTTAATAATGCAATAGTAAAGCCCGAAAGCTACCCTGCATGGGTAAAAAGACTCGATGCCCTATTGCATGATGACAGGGAAAGTCATTTATATTCCTTAAAAGAACTGGCATCCAAAGTAGATGTGCATCCCGTGCATTTATCAAGAACATTCCCGGTATATTTTAAGACCCGGCTCAGTGATTACCAGCGGCAACTGAAATTGTCGAAAGCCCTTAGTTTATTGGGAGATAGAGATCAAACGCTGAGTTCCATTGCCGCCTCCTGCGGATTTGCTGATCAAAGCCATTTTATCCGACAGTTTAAACAGGTGCAGAAAATGACCCCACTGGCGTACCGCAAAATGTTAACAGGATTCTATTTTTAG
- a CDS encoding gliding motility-associated C-terminal domain-containing protein has protein sequence MSKLLSLCPWVIIALFPVQSAFSFNRIYVNVNNPTPGTGTSWATAYNDLSAAIAAGNQADTFWVAQGTYLPTATTDRTIAFSPKPSQVIYGGFIGTEVLLSQRNWKTNVTILSGDIGTSGIASDNSYNVVRIINATVDGVTIRDGQGDYGFPALTANQYNTGAGVSLYADASASAVAAIVAAIVANCTFTNNYAIYGAGLGVLGITSGSAQPYLATKVSKCIFIGNTANTAGGAISVTYEGACWGNDYTDNSIFIGNTVTSGQGSVIANILDGTTTAHRPWMDNVVFWANGENLAYNSLANGATGGPYIEFAIVWRNGAKYGASNFSDANITWHDSDIYVDDAGLPANNINSDPQFVDASNYDFHVAPCSPVIDATILTAVGSSTTDYGGNPRVVNTVDMGIYESTKTISTAPTASLQYFCQNMDATPLVATGDNLLWYTAATGGTGSSTAPTPVTTASGYLYYYVTQTTAGACESDRTMVTAYVRAQPAAPVVTDVAYCRYATASALTATGTDLKWYTAETGGTALSTAPVPATTVIGVSYYYVSQTVGCESDRAPLQVLVNGIPAGPAVSDVTYCIGSTAAPLTATGSNLLWYTTSTGGTGSATAPTPSTAVNGTTTYYVTQNPGCESSRSALTVTIGSQATPPIVNDFTYCQNVAAPALTASGTNLLWYTSATGGTGTSVAPAVNTGTLGTTYYWVTQQDAGGCESERSELSVTILAQAQPPVVSDLDYCLNQSVPQLTATGTNLKWYTVATGGTGSSTAPIPVTLSVGSTTYYVSQTTGCESDRAALTVTVTTSTSPVVTPLTLCQYSSATSLTAEGTNLLWYTAATGGTGSSTAPIPSTLVTGSTTYYVSQTDGCESARAPMTVTVKQSPIADFTTSGGCAGTPMTVTLVPAESKTAFYTWNFYNAVSVSGDDPGPYQVLWHDPGAYTVLLMAYDGQCETKVEKVVSVGVAPEIQVTPSAGMYCINDTVTLRASGASTYEWSPATNLSAVTGAGILATFRGDATYTVTGTDAGGCVGTAEVHLNQSPDCKIYYMLPTAFSPNGDGKNDVFRAKTSDLPVVFVMRVYNRVGQLVFESHDVNTGWAGMQKGQQAALGAYVYMISAVTSEGKHIEQSGSVVLTR, from the coding sequence ATGTCTAAACTACTAAGCCTGTGCCCGTGGGTGATAATTGCATTGTTTCCTGTGCAATCGGCATTTTCTTTCAATCGCATTTACGTCAACGTAAACAATCCTACACCCGGTACCGGTACAAGTTGGGCGACCGCCTACAATGACCTGTCGGCAGCAATAGCCGCAGGAAATCAGGCAGATACATTCTGGGTGGCGCAGGGTACTTACCTGCCCACGGCTACTACGGATAGAACGATTGCTTTTTCTCCGAAACCTTCTCAGGTGATCTATGGAGGGTTTATCGGCACCGAGGTGTTGCTCTCGCAGCGAAACTGGAAGACGAATGTCACCATTCTAAGTGGGGATATTGGAACGTCCGGTATCGCGTCGGACAACTCGTACAATGTAGTGCGTATCATCAACGCTACTGTCGATGGTGTTACGATCAGGGATGGTCAGGGAGATTATGGTTTTCCTGCCCTGACGGCGAATCAATATAATACAGGGGCGGGCGTGAGTCTGTATGCAGATGCATCGGCATCGGCTGTGGCGGCGATTGTCGCGGCGATTGTCGCAAATTGCACGTTTACAAATAACTATGCGATATATGGAGCAGGGTTAGGTGTGTTAGGCATTACTTCGGGTAGCGCCCAACCTTATCTGGCTACCAAGGTGTCAAAGTGTATATTCATAGGGAATACCGCCAATACAGCGGGTGGGGCTATCTCTGTTACTTATGAGGGTGCCTGCTGGGGAAATGATTATACTGACAACAGTATCTTCATTGGGAATACGGTTACTTCCGGACAAGGTTCAGTGATTGCCAATATACTGGATGGTACCACTACTGCACACAGGCCCTGGATGGACAATGTCGTGTTTTGGGCAAATGGTGAAAACCTGGCCTACAACTCTCTCGCTAATGGAGCGACTGGCGGACCTTACATAGAATTTGCCATCGTGTGGAGAAACGGTGCTAAGTATGGAGCTTCCAACTTTAGTGATGCGAATATCACCTGGCATGACAGTGACATTTATGTGGATGATGCGGGTCTGCCTGCCAACAATATCAACAGTGATCCACAATTTGTAGATGCATCGAATTATGATTTTCATGTGGCGCCTTGTTCACCTGTCATAGATGCAACTATCCTGACTGCTGTGGGTAGCAGCACGACGGATTATGGTGGTAACCCACGTGTAGTGAATACTGTAGATATGGGTATCTATGAATCTACAAAGACGATCTCCACTGCGCCTACGGCCAGTCTGCAATACTTTTGCCAGAATATGGATGCTACGCCCCTTGTAGCTACGGGCGATAACCTGCTATGGTATACTGCCGCAACAGGTGGTACGGGGTCTTCAACCGCACCTACACCGGTTACAACCGCTTCAGGATATTTGTATTATTATGTAACACAAACCACGGCCGGGGCTTGTGAGAGTGACCGTACGATGGTGACAGCCTATGTAAGAGCGCAACCTGCGGCACCGGTGGTAACTGATGTAGCTTACTGTAGGTATGCAACAGCATCGGCACTGACAGCGACAGGTACGGATTTAAAATGGTATACAGCGGAAACAGGTGGTACGGCACTCAGCACCGCACCAGTTCCGGCTACAACAGTGATCGGTGTATCTTATTATTACGTATCGCAGACGGTGGGTTGTGAAAGTGATCGTGCGCCGTTGCAGGTACTTGTAAACGGAATTCCTGCGGGACCAGCAGTATCAGATGTGACCTATTGTATCGGTTCAACAGCCGCACCATTGACAGCTACTGGTAGTAACCTGCTATGGTATACGACATCAACAGGTGGTACAGGATCTGCAACAGCACCTACTCCATCTACAGCTGTAAATGGTACCACTACCTATTATGTGACACAGAATCCCGGATGTGAAAGTAGCCGTTCTGCACTGACAGTGACCATAGGTAGTCAGGCGACACCACCGATTGTGAATGACTTTACTTATTGTCAGAATGTGGCAGCGCCAGCGTTGACAGCATCAGGTACAAACTTATTGTGGTACACATCTGCTACAGGTGGTACAGGTACGTCTGTTGCACCTGCGGTGAATACAGGTACTTTAGGTACGACTTACTATTGGGTCACACAGCAGGATGCGGGTGGTTGTGAGAGTGAACGATCAGAACTGTCAGTAACCATTCTGGCACAGGCACAACCACCAGTGGTGAGTGACCTGGATTATTGTCTGAACCAGTCAGTGCCGCAACTGACAGCAACGGGTACAAATTTGAAATGGTATACAGTTGCTACAGGTGGTACGGGGTCTTCAACAGCACCGATACCAGTTACATTATCAGTAGGGTCTACTACCTATTATGTATCGCAGACTACAGGTTGTGAAAGTGATCGTGCTGCACTGACAGTGACAGTAACTACGTCTACATCACCAGTAGTAACGCCATTGACTCTATGTCAGTATTCATCAGCAACATCGCTTACAGCAGAAGGTACTAACTTACTGTGGTATACGGCTGCTACCGGTGGTACGGGTTCTTCAACAGCACCCATACCTTCAACACTGGTAACTGGTTCGACAACGTATTATGTGAGTCAGACGGATGGATGTGAAAGTGCGCGGGCACCAATGACGGTGACAGTGAAGCAAAGTCCGATCGCTGATTTTACGACGAGCGGTGGTTGTGCAGGTACACCGATGACAGTGACACTGGTACCTGCGGAGTCGAAGACAGCTTTTTATACCTGGAATTTTTATAATGCAGTGAGTGTAAGTGGAGATGATCCGGGGCCATATCAGGTGTTGTGGCATGATCCGGGAGCGTATACAGTTTTATTGATGGCGTATGATGGTCAGTGTGAAACGAAGGTAGAAAAAGTGGTATCGGTAGGAGTGGCACCGGAAATTCAGGTGACACCATCCGCGGGGATGTATTGCATCAATGATACGGTGACATTAAGAGCAAGTGGTGCATCGACGTATGAGTGGAGTCCGGCCACGAATTTATCTGCTGTTACCGGTGCTGGTATTCTCGCTACTTTCAGGGGAGATGCAACTTATACAGTAACGGGTACGGATGCCGGTGGTTGTGTGGGTACGGCAGAAGTACATTTGAATCAGAGTCCTGATTGTAAGATATATTATATGCTGCCTACGGCGTTTTCGCCGAATGGGGATGGGAAGAATGATGTGTTTAGGGCGAAGACTTCCGATTTGCCGGTGGTGTTTGTGATGAGGGTGTATAATAGAGTAGGACAGTTGGTGTTTGAATCGCATGATGTAAATACCGGATGGGCTGGTATGCAGAAGGGGCAGCAGGCGGCGTTAGGAGCGTATGTGTATATGATTAGTGCGGTAACATCGGAGGGGAAGCATATAGAGCAATCAGGTAGTGTGGTGTTAACGAGGTAA